From Lysobacter silvisoli, the proteins below share one genomic window:
- the lolD gene encoding lipoprotein-releasing ABC transporter ATP-binding protein LolD: MSKATDAAPATDTDGAVIQCTGLGMTYAEGKMRTPVFDGLDFAVQRGETVAILGASGAGKSTLLHLLGGLDTPTAGEVFVAGQRMSALSDAARGALRNRALGFVYQFHHLLPEFTALENVMMPVLLAGTAVPEASRRAQALLESVGLGHRLAHKPGELSGGERQRAAVARALVNQPACVLGDEPTGNLDEKTAATVFELMLGLNREQGTSLVLVTHDRRLARRLDRVLELHEGRLRQLAQSEV; this comes from the coding sequence ATGAGTAAGGCTACCGACGCGGCGCCTGCGACCGACACCGACGGCGCGGTGATCCAGTGCACCGGCCTGGGCATGACCTATGCCGAAGGCAAAATGCGCACGCCGGTGTTCGACGGCCTGGATTTCGCCGTGCAGCGCGGCGAAACCGTGGCTATTCTCGGCGCCTCCGGCGCGGGCAAGAGCACCTTGCTGCACCTGCTGGGCGGCCTGGACACGCCCACCGCGGGTGAGGTCTTCGTGGCCGGGCAGCGCATGAGCGCGCTGTCGGACGCCGCGCGCGGCGCCTTGCGCAACCGCGCGCTGGGCTTCGTCTACCAGTTCCACCACCTGCTGCCCGAGTTCACCGCGTTGGAGAACGTGATGATGCCGGTGCTGCTGGCCGGCACCGCGGTGCCCGAGGCCAGCCGCCGCGCCCAGGCGCTGCTGGAATCGGTGGGCCTGGGCCACCGCCTGGCGCACAAGCCCGGCGAACTGTCGGGCGGCGAACGCCAGCGCGCCGCGGTCGCGCGCGCGCTGGTCAACCAGCCCGCCTGCGTGCTCGGCGACGAGCCCACCGGCAACCTCGACGAGAAGACCGCCGCCACCGTGTTCGAGCTGATGCTGGGTTTGAACCGGGAGCAGGGCACCAGCCTGGTCCTGGTCACCCACGACCGCCGCCTCGCGCGCCGCTTGGACCGCGTGCTGGAACTGCACGAAGGCCGGTTGCGGCAGCTGGCGCAGTCGGAAGTTTGA